A DNA window from Schistosoma mansoni, WGS project CABG00000000 data, supercontig 0167, strain Puerto Rico, whole genome shotgun sequence contains the following coding sequences:
- a CDS encoding 28 kDa heat-and acid-stable phosphoprotein (PDGF-associated protein) (PAP) (PDGFA-associated protein 1) (PAP1), putative, with translation MRGKRMHKGRTRKFTAPEEIDRQLGISKEAESSLNKTIHDKNINDTETDDDDEEEEEEEDEDDEEDTSERHKGVSHLIEVCNPNRIKSKTVAPSRKEIAASIKATTDPIKLLSETELAANIARLQLVRKERELAAQKLEQEKQAREAQRAATAAAKRTSQTKPQQKSGRSGKQHTNSNKEHQTVNQRNNINSSEITDDN, from the exons ATGAGAG GCAAACGTATGCACAAAGGTAGAACCCGAAAGTTTACTGCCCCGGAAGAAATTGACCGTCAACTTGGA ATATCTAAAGAAGCTGAGTCGTCTTTGAATAAGACAATTCATGACAAGAATATTAATGATACTGAaacggatgatgatgatgaggaggaggaggaggaggaagatGAAGACGATGAGGAAGACACAAGTGAACGTCATAAGGGTGTTAGTCATTTAATTGAAGTATGCAATCCTAATCGTATAAAATCTAAAACAGTTGC TCCTTCACGAAAAGAAATCGCCGCATCTATCAAAGCTACAACTGATccaataaaattactatcaGAAACTGAATTAGCAGCTAACATAGCACGTCTTCAATTGGTTAGAAAAGAACGTGAATTAGCAGCTCAAAAACTTGAACAAGAAAAACAAG CCCGTGAAGCACAACGTGCAGCAACAGCAGCCGCAAAACGTACATCTCAAACAAAACCACAACAGAAAAGTGGTCGTAGTGGTAAACAGCATACGAACAGTAACAAAGAGCATCAAACAGTAAATCAAAGAAACAATATAAATTCATCAGAAATAACCGATGATAATTGA